A window of the Haloarcula litorea genome harbors these coding sequences:
- a CDS encoding NAD(P)/FAD-dependent oxidoreductase — translation MSRVGIVGAGAGAAALTHVVDGAVPDAEVTVLEKSGGVCGRVATRRRGDCTYDYGANYLKDEDERVTELVRETLDADGLVDTEGPVYTFDSDGTVSEGRDADDHKWSYEAGLTQLAKRLFDGTDATVHRRTRVETVRRDADAATWTLVDSDGETWGPFDALVLNPPAPQTAALLRDAAWDREIRETLAGAAAAVDYRTIWTAVLHYPFELDRPYYALVNTDEDHEVGWISREECKPGHVPDGESLLIVQASPEWSVERYDDPAADNVADLAALTADVVGDERLTDPDWTDHQGWRYALPEGAVAEGPVDSAADHGLYCVGDWVAGEARLHAALRNGLETGERLAYAL, via the coding sequence ATGTCACGAGTCGGTATCGTCGGTGCGGGCGCGGGCGCGGCGGCGCTGACCCACGTCGTCGACGGTGCGGTCCCCGACGCCGAGGTGACGGTCCTGGAGAAGTCCGGCGGCGTCTGCGGCCGGGTGGCCACCCGCCGGCGCGGGGACTGCACCTACGACTACGGCGCGAACTACCTGAAAGACGAGGACGAGCGGGTGACCGAACTGGTCCGGGAGACGCTCGACGCCGACGGCTTGGTCGACACCGAGGGCCCGGTGTACACGTTCGACAGCGACGGGACGGTCTCGGAGGGCCGCGACGCCGACGACCACAAGTGGAGCTACGAGGCGGGCCTGACCCAGCTCGCAAAGCGGCTGTTCGACGGGACCGACGCGACGGTCCACCGGCGTACCCGCGTCGAGACCGTCCGCCGGGACGCCGACGCGGCGACGTGGACGCTCGTCGACAGCGACGGGGAGACGTGGGGCCCCTTCGACGCGCTGGTCCTGAACCCGCCGGCCCCACAGACGGCGGCGCTCCTCCGGGACGCCGCGTGGGATCGCGAGATCCGAGAGACGCTGGCGGGGGCCGCCGCGGCGGTCGACTACCGCACTATCTGGACGGCGGTGTTGCACTACCCGTTCGAACTCGACCGACCCTACTACGCGCTGGTCAACACGGACGAGGACCACGAGGTGGGGTGGATCTCCCGCGAGGAGTGCAAGCCCGGCCACGTCCCCGACGGCGAGAGCCTACTGATCGTGCAGGCGAGCCCCGAGTGGTCGGTCGAGCGCTACGACGATCCAGCAGCGGACAACGTCGCCGACCTCGCGGCCCTGACCGCGGACGTGGTCGGCGACGAGCGCCTGACCGACCCCGACTGGACCGACCACCAGGGCTGGCGCTACGCGCTCCCGGAGGGCGCGGTCGCCGAGGGACCGGTCGACTCCGCGGCCGACCACGGGCTGTACTGCGTGGGCGACTGGGTCGCCGGCGAGGCCCGCCTCCACGCCGCCCTGCGGAACGGGCTGGAGACGGGCGAGCGGCTGGCCTACGCGCTCTGA
- a CDS encoding cation:proton antiporter regulatory subunit, with amino-acid sequence MRVHETDLPGVGRRYVVSLPDGGRLTVLVHNDGNRETYWSGDAAGDSERLFSLSAREARKLAEIYDGTYFEPVPEDADEVPGDARLRWVAVDEDSPVAGRTLGESDLGSATGVLVLAVQRDETTLSSPDADTRIEAGDVLVVTGSDAAHGALRDLLG; translated from the coding sequence GTGCGCGTCCACGAGACCGACCTCCCGGGCGTGGGACGGCGCTACGTCGTCTCGCTGCCGGACGGCGGCCGCCTGACCGTCCTCGTCCACAACGACGGGAACAGGGAGACCTACTGGAGCGGGGACGCGGCCGGCGACAGCGAGCGGCTGTTCTCGCTGTCGGCACGCGAGGCCCGGAAGCTCGCGGAGATCTACGACGGGACCTACTTCGAGCCGGTACCCGAGGACGCCGACGAAGTCCCCGGAGACGCCCGCCTCCGCTGGGTCGCGGTCGACGAGGACAGCCCCGTGGCCGGACGGACGCTCGGCGAGAGCGACCTCGGCTCGGCGACGGGCGTCCTCGTGCTGGCGGTCCAGCGCGACGAGACGACGCTGTCGAGTCCGGACGCCGACACCCGGATCGAGGCCGGCGACGTGCTCGTCGTCACCGGGAGCGACGCGGCCCACGGGGCGCTCCGGGACCTGCTCGGGTAG
- a CDS encoding alpha/beta hydrolase gives MADADPHADGEIVTAGAPPQAATAAVVALHGRGDSASHFLRLVEEFHHHGAMYLAPEAAGKAWFPGPADAPDADREPWLSSAFGLVERTVGIAADAGVPPERTVLLGFSQGASLAGEYVVGRPARYGGLAMLAGGLLGPDPAAVERDGALDGTPAFVACGAADPRVDAERIRATATALRRLDADVTERVFEGLGHAINDEEIAAVDRLVAGVV, from the coding sequence GTGGCAGACGCCGACCCCCACGCCGACGGCGAGATCGTCACCGCCGGCGCGCCGCCCCAGGCCGCCACTGCCGCCGTCGTCGCGCTCCACGGCCGGGGGGACTCGGCGTCGCACTTCCTCAGGCTCGTGGAGGAGTTCCACCACCACGGCGCGATGTACCTCGCGCCCGAGGCCGCCGGGAAGGCGTGGTTCCCCGGGCCAGCCGACGCGCCCGACGCCGACCGGGAGCCGTGGCTGTCGTCGGCGTTCGGGCTGGTCGAGCGCACCGTGGGGATCGCCGCCGACGCCGGCGTCCCGCCCGAGCGGACCGTCCTCCTGGGGTTCTCGCAGGGCGCGAGCCTCGCGGGCGAGTACGTCGTCGGCCGCCCCGCGCGGTACGGTGGCCTGGCGATGCTCGCCGGCGGGCTGCTCGGCCCCGATCCCGCCGCCGTCGAGCGCGATGGGGCGCTCGACGGGACGCCGGCGTTCGTCGCCTGCGGCGCGGCCGACCCCCGCGTCGACGCCGAGCGGATACGGGCGACGGCGACCGCGCTCCGACGGCTGGACGCCGACGTGACCGAGCGAGTGTTCGAGGGGCTGGGCCACGCTATCAACGACGAGGAGATCGCGGCGGTCGACCGGCTCGTCGCGGGTGTGGTCTGA
- a CDS encoding VOC family protein — protein MTLADTPGVHHVSAIAGDPQRNAEFYVRALGLRPVVRTVNFEEPFTYHLYYGDAAGAPGSVLTFFPYPHEVEGRDGRPSIHAVGLAVPEGSLSYWTDRLADHGATVGTVRERFGERVLPATDPDGTHLELVADGDHGRPVGGGPVPEERAVRGVRGVSVRSTSPYVTASLLDTFGFDLVAETDDAVRYRAAGRGSTVDILTEETEYAREGTGSIHHVAFSVESEAALHEWRDLLADRGFDPSRVKDRHFFHSLYVRDPGGILFELATESPGFEVDPEDDAPADDLRLPSSLEADRGMITDHLPPLSIPEW, from the coding sequence GTGACGCTCGCCGACACGCCCGGCGTCCACCACGTCTCGGCCATCGCCGGGGACCCACAGCGGAACGCCGAGTTCTACGTCCGGGCGCTGGGCCTGCGCCCGGTCGTGCGGACGGTCAACTTCGAGGAGCCGTTCACCTACCACCTCTACTACGGGGACGCGGCCGGCGCGCCGGGCTCGGTGCTGACGTTCTTCCCGTACCCCCACGAGGTCGAGGGCCGCGACGGCCGGCCCAGCATCCACGCGGTCGGGCTGGCGGTCCCCGAGGGGTCGCTGTCGTACTGGACCGACCGGCTGGCCGACCACGGGGCCACGGTCGGGACGGTCCGCGAGCGGTTCGGCGAGCGCGTCCTGCCGGCGACCGATCCCGACGGGACCCACCTCGAACTCGTCGCCGACGGCGACCACGGCCGGCCGGTCGGCGGCGGCCCGGTCCCCGAGGAGCGGGCGGTCCGGGGCGTCCGGGGCGTCTCGGTCCGGTCGACGAGCCCGTACGTCACCGCGAGCCTGCTTGACACGTTCGGCTTCGACCTCGTCGCCGAGACCGACGACGCCGTCCGCTACCGGGCCGCTGGTCGCGGGTCGACAGTCGACATCCTGACCGAGGAGACGGAGTACGCCCGCGAGGGGACCGGGTCGATCCACCACGTCGCCTTCAGCGTCGAGAGCGAGGCCGCGCTCCACGAGTGGCGGGACCTGCTGGCCGACCGCGGCTTCGACCCCTCCCGCGTGAAGGACCGCCACTTCTTCCACTCGCTGTACGTCCGGGACCCCGGGGGCATCCTGTTCGAGCTGGCGACGGAGTCGCCGGGGTTCGAGGTCGACCCCGAGGACGACGCGCCCGCCGACGACCTCCGGCTCCCCTCCTCGCTAGAGGCCGACCGCGGGATGATCACCGACCACCTCCCGCCGCTGTCGATACCGGAGTGGTGA
- a CDS encoding acyl-CoA thioesterase — protein sequence MSFEYTTTVDLRYDDLDTYGHVNNVRYGTYLEEARIDYLADVVGRGDSDFLSATGDGTGIVIANLELDYERPVRSADSVAVGVRVPRLGTKSFPFEYEVRDGDHVAATAETTVVTYDRDAGAPRAIPDDWREAIAQFEGL from the coding sequence ATGAGCTTCGAGTACACGACGACGGTCGACCTGCGCTACGACGACCTCGACACCTACGGCCACGTCAACAACGTCCGCTACGGCACCTACCTCGAGGAGGCCCGCATCGACTACCTCGCGGACGTGGTCGGCCGCGGCGACAGCGACTTCCTCTCGGCGACCGGCGACGGGACCGGCATCGTCATCGCGAACCTCGAACTCGACTACGAGCGGCCGGTCCGGTCGGCCGACAGCGTCGCCGTCGGCGTCCGGGTCCCCCGCCTGGGCACCAAGAGCTTCCCGTTCGAGTACGAGGTCCGCGACGGCGACCACGTGGCCGCGACCGCCGAGACGACCGTCGTCACCTACGACCGCGACGCCGGCGCGCCCCGGGCGATCCCCGACGACTGGCGCGAGGCCATCGCGCAGTTCGAGGGGCTGTGA
- the msrA gene encoding peptide-methionine (S)-S-oxide reductase MsrA, whose amino-acid sequence MTETETATFAGGCFWCTEAVFEEVDGVVGVTSGYAGGHVADPSYEAVCREETGHAECVQIEYDPDVVSYEDLLAVHFTTHDPTTLNRQGNDVGTQYRSAVFYHDDEQRETVERFIEEVQPGYDDDIVTEVEPLETFYPAEEYHQDYFEKNSNQAYCSMTIPPKLDKLREKHAELLG is encoded by the coding sequence ATGACCGAGACCGAGACAGCGACGTTCGCCGGCGGCTGCTTCTGGTGCACGGAGGCGGTCTTCGAGGAGGTCGACGGCGTCGTCGGCGTCACCTCCGGCTACGCCGGCGGCCACGTCGCGGACCCCAGCTACGAGGCGGTCTGCCGCGAGGAGACCGGCCACGCCGAGTGCGTCCAGATCGAGTACGACCCCGACGTCGTGAGCTACGAGGACCTGCTGGCGGTCCACTTCACGACCCACGACCCCACCACGCTGAACCGCCAGGGCAACGACGTGGGCACGCAGTACCGCTCCGCGGTGTTCTACCACGACGACGAGCAACGCGAGACCGTCGAGCGGTTCATCGAGGAGGTCCAGCCCGGCTACGACGACGACATCGTCACCGAGGTCGAACCCCTGGAGACGTTCTACCCGGCCGAGGAGTACCACCAGGACTACTTCGAGAAGAACTCCAACCAGGCGTACTGCTCGATGACGATCCCGCCCAAGCTGGACAAGCTGCGGGAGAAACACGCGGAGCTGCTCGGATGA
- a CDS encoding heavy metal translocating P-type ATPase, whose amino-acid sequence MTDCTLCGLPTESPVADADVEGSFCCRGCLEVARTLDDPAGADAGAAETGPDPDEADGETAFLAVEGMHCATCEAFLEARATDHEGVTGAAASYATGTMRVTYDPERVDAAALPDLVSGTGYDAARRDAGGADDHERTGRLLVGGFFGMMTMLWYVLFLYPAYVGLGPAFRLVDLGGPAGSYLLWNVAVMTGVVVGYTGWPLLRGAAVSLRARRPNMDLLVALAATTAFGYSVLALLLGETEVYFDVATVVVLAVSVGDYYRERVRRAAAGRLTDLTEQRADAARRRTADGTETVPLDDLTPGDEVVVRSGERVPVDGTVAEGTAAVDESLVTGESRPVRTAEGDAVVGGSLVREGGLVVAVGDDAESTVDRLTELLWRVQSDRGGVGRLVDRIAAVFVPVVVVLAALAFLAHLAAGAAPTDALLTGLAVLVVSCPCALGLATPLATAAGVRAALKQGVVVTDASAFETAADVDVVAVDKTGTLTTGEMALRERAGEAAMRRAAAVEQFADHPLADAVTGATPPPDAAVDGFETHPGRGVSATVDGERVVVGTPALLADRGMTVPDDLLARYERADAAGDVPALVGWDGRARDLLVGGDEPRESWAGVVTDLSRDREVVVLTGDSHAAAARFREHDAVDEVFAGVPPEAKAEVVERLRARGTVAMVGDGTNDAPALGTADLGISLAGGTALAAEAADAVVIAGDLRAVPRAFAITTAARRRIRQNLAWAFCYNAVALPLALLGLLNPLFAALAMTASSLLVVGNSARPLGDGASGSDDATPGATAAPSPSGSD is encoded by the coding sequence ATGACCGACTGCACGCTCTGTGGCCTCCCGACCGAGTCGCCGGTCGCCGACGCGGACGTCGAGGGGTCGTTCTGCTGTCGGGGCTGTCTGGAGGTCGCCCGGACGCTGGACGATCCCGCCGGGGCGGACGCCGGCGCGGCCGAGACCGGCCCCGACCCCGACGAGGCCGACGGCGAGACCGCCTTCCTCGCCGTCGAGGGTATGCACTGCGCGACCTGCGAGGCGTTCCTCGAGGCCCGCGCGACCGACCACGAGGGGGTCACGGGGGCGGCCGCCAGCTACGCCACCGGGACGATGCGGGTCACGTACGACCCCGAGCGGGTCGACGCGGCGGCGCTGCCCGACCTGGTCTCGGGGACCGGCTACGACGCCGCCCGCCGGGACGCCGGCGGGGCCGACGACCACGAGCGGACCGGCCGGCTGCTGGTCGGCGGCTTCTTCGGGATGATGACGATGCTGTGGTACGTCCTCTTCCTCTACCCCGCGTACGTCGGCCTGGGCCCCGCGTTCCGGCTGGTCGACCTCGGAGGCCCGGCCGGCAGCTACCTCCTCTGGAACGTCGCCGTGATGACCGGCGTCGTCGTCGGCTACACCGGCTGGCCGCTGCTGCGCGGCGCGGCCGTCAGCCTCCGTGCCCGGCGGCCGAATATGGACCTGCTGGTGGCGCTGGCGGCGACGACCGCCTTCGGCTACAGCGTGCTGGCGCTCCTGCTGGGCGAGACCGAGGTGTACTTCGACGTGGCGACGGTCGTCGTGCTGGCGGTCTCCGTCGGCGACTACTACCGCGAGCGGGTCCGCCGGGCCGCCGCGGGCCGGCTGACAGACCTCACCGAGCAGCGGGCCGACGCGGCCCGCCGGCGGACCGCCGACGGCACGGAGACCGTCCCGCTCGACGATCTGACCCCCGGCGACGAGGTGGTCGTCCGGAGCGGCGAACGGGTCCCCGTGGACGGCACCGTCGCCGAGGGGACCGCCGCCGTCGACGAGTCGCTGGTCACCGGCGAGTCCCGCCCGGTGCGGACGGCCGAGGGCGACGCGGTCGTCGGCGGCTCGCTGGTCAGGGAGGGCGGGCTGGTCGTCGCCGTCGGCGACGACGCCGAGAGCACCGTCGACCGGCTGACCGAGCTGCTGTGGCGCGTCCAGAGCGACCGCGGCGGCGTCGGGCGGCTCGTCGACCGGATCGCGGCCGTCTTCGTCCCGGTCGTCGTCGTCCTGGCCGCGCTGGCCTTCCTCGCGCACCTCGCGGCCGGCGCGGCTCCGACCGACGCCCTGCTGACCGGGCTGGCGGTGCTCGTGGTCTCCTGTCCCTGCGCGCTGGGGCTGGCGACGCCGCTTGCGACGGCCGCCGGCGTCCGGGCGGCCCTGAAGCAGGGCGTCGTCGTCACCGACGCGTCGGCCTTCGAGACGGCCGCCGACGTCGACGTGGTCGCCGTCGACAAGACCGGGACGCTCACCACCGGCGAGATGGCGCTGCGCGAGCGGGCCGGCGAGGCGGCGATGCGCCGAGCCGCGGCCGTCGAGCAGTTCGCCGACCACCCGCTGGCCGACGCCGTCACCGGGGCCACGCCCCCGCCGGACGCCGCCGTCGACGGCTTCGAGACCCACCCCGGCCGCGGCGTCAGCGCGACCGTCGACGGCGAGCGGGTCGTCGTCGGGACGCCCGCGCTGCTGGCCGACCGGGGAATGACAGTGCCGGACGACCTGCTGGCCCGCTACGAACGGGCGGACGCGGCCGGCGACGTGCCGGCGCTGGTCGGCTGGGACGGGCGCGCCCGGGACTTGCTGGTCGGCGGCGACGAGCCACGCGAGTCCTGGGCCGGGGTCGTGACCGACCTCTCGCGGGACCGCGAGGTCGTCGTCCTGACCGGGGACAGCCACGCGGCGGCCGCGCGGTTCCGCGAGCACGACGCCGTCGACGAGGTGTTCGCCGGCGTCCCGCCCGAGGCCAAGGCCGAGGTGGTCGAGCGCCTGCGGGCCCGCGGGACGGTCGCGATGGTCGGGGACGGTACCAACGACGCACCGGCGCTCGGCACCGCCGACCTGGGGATCTCGCTGGCCGGCGGGACCGCGCTGGCCGCCGAGGCCGCCGACGCCGTCGTGATCGCCGGCGACCTCCGTGCAGTCCCGCGGGCGTTCGCGATCACGACCGCGGCCCGGCGGCGCATCCGGCAGAACCTCGCGTGGGCGTTCTGCTACAACGCCGTCGCGCTCCCGCTGGCCCTGCTTGGCCTGCTGAACCCCCTGTTCGCCGCGCTGGCGATGACCGCCAGCAGCCTGCTGGTCGTCGGCAACTCCGCGCGCCCGCTCGGGGACGGGGCGAGTGGCAGCGACGACGCGACCCCGGGCGCGACGGCGGCACCGTCGCCCTCGGGGAGCGACTGA
- a CDS encoding sulfite exporter TauE/SafE family protein, producing the protein MAAVPAGLTPGQTAGLVAFASLGLVGSVHCLGMCGPLVTTYAERLDDGGPVTTHEIRQQALFNVGRALSYTLLGALFGAAGGLLYDAAGLARLGSAVRGVTGVAVGVFILAVGVGYLTRGNAVDVAGSLPLVGGLFRRVSGAMVARIDGLVDGPGMVALGAMHGLLPCPLLYPTFLYAFATGSALTGALSLSALGAGTIPLVFAYGTAFGSLSPSRRESLHRVLGVVFLALALVPLSNGLAVFGIVVPKPPLPMPWT; encoded by the coding sequence ATGGCCGCCGTCCCAGCGGGCCTGACACCCGGACAGACGGCCGGGCTGGTGGCGTTCGCCAGCCTCGGCCTCGTCGGGAGCGTCCACTGTCTCGGGATGTGTGGTCCGCTGGTGACCACCTACGCCGAGCGACTCGACGACGGCGGCCCGGTCACGACACACGAGATCCGCCAGCAGGCGCTGTTCAACGTCGGGCGGGCGCTGAGCTACACGCTGCTGGGCGCGCTGTTCGGTGCGGCCGGGGGGTTGCTGTACGACGCCGCCGGCCTCGCACGCCTCGGGTCGGCGGTCCGCGGCGTCACCGGCGTCGCCGTCGGCGTGTTCATCCTCGCGGTCGGCGTCGGTTACCTCACGCGGGGCAACGCCGTCGACGTTGCGGGCTCGCTCCCGCTCGTCGGCGGCCTGTTCCGGCGGGTCTCCGGCGCGATGGTCGCCCGCATCGACGGCCTCGTCGACGGCCCGGGGATGGTCGCGCTGGGCGCGATGCACGGCCTGCTGCCGTGTCCGCTGCTGTACCCGACCTTCCTCTACGCCTTCGCGACGGGATCGGCGCTGACCGGCGCGCTGTCGCTTTCGGCGCTCGGGGCCGGCACCATCCCGCTGGTGTTCGCCTACGGGACCGCGTTCGGGAGCCTCTCGCCGAGCCGCCGCGAGTCGCTGCACCGGGTGCTGGGAGTCGTCTTCCTCGCGCTCGCGCTCGTCCCGCTGTCGAACGGCCTGGCGGTGTTCGGGATCGTGGTCCCGAAGCCGCCGCTCCCGATGCCCTGGACCTGA
- a CDS encoding halocyanin domain-containing protein, translated as MTLGRRQFVRSAVGTAALGAVGTATAQSEPDYGGWFENVSNYDGTVDRRGQDTVEITVGAQGNNGAFAFSPAAVMVSPGTEVVWTWTGEGGGHNVVSEGDGPLDSGSPVSEADTTYSHTFESEGIYKYVCTPHESLGMKGAVVVRPGGSGGGSGRQGPPANPDYGGWFDGVSNFDGTVDRTGQDSVEVAVGAQGNNGAFAYSPAAVRVSPGTEVVWTWTGEGGGHNVVSEGDGPLDSGSPVSEAGTTYSYTFEEPGIYEYYCTPHESLGMKGAVVVGGGSGDQGGGGGGRAQPSGPMWLLNGSVLLAFFAPLIGAVALRYRRSTAPARTGEPTAVTEAAETDTAVELDHEEYDPYGTAALVAFYFVLVALLWVFMYFVEFLGRVSVMG; from the coding sequence ATGACGCTCGGACGGCGACAGTTCGTCCGGAGCGCCGTCGGCACCGCGGCGCTGGGCGCGGTCGGCACGGCCACGGCACAGTCCGAACCCGACTACGGCGGCTGGTTCGAGAACGTCTCGAACTACGACGGCACCGTCGACAGGCGCGGTCAGGACACGGTCGAGATCACCGTCGGGGCACAGGGCAACAACGGCGCGTTCGCCTTCTCGCCGGCGGCGGTGATGGTCTCTCCCGGGACGGAGGTGGTCTGGACGTGGACCGGCGAGGGCGGCGGTCACAACGTCGTCTCCGAGGGCGACGGACCGCTGGACTCGGGGTCGCCGGTCTCGGAGGCCGACACCACGTACAGCCACACCTTCGAGAGCGAGGGGATCTACAAGTACGTCTGTACCCCCCACGAGTCCCTCGGGATGAAGGGGGCCGTCGTCGTCAGGCCCGGCGGCTCGGGCGGCGGCAGCGGTCGGCAGGGACCGCCCGCGAACCCCGACTACGGCGGCTGGTTCGACGGCGTCTCGAACTTCGACGGCACCGTCGACCGGACCGGCCAGGACTCCGTCGAGGTCGCCGTCGGCGCGCAGGGCAACAACGGCGCGTTCGCCTACTCGCCCGCCGCGGTCCGCGTCTCCCCCGGGACGGAGGTGGTCTGGACGTGGACCGGCGAGGGCGGCGGTCACAACGTCGTCTCCGAGGGCGACGGACCGCTGGACTCGGGGTCGCCGGTCTCGGAGGCCGGGACGACCTACAGCTACACCTTCGAGGAGCCGGGGATCTACGAGTACTACTGTACCCCTCACGAGTCCCTCGGGATGAAGGGGGCCGTCGTCGTCGGGGGCGGCTCCGGCGACCAGGGCGGTGGCGGCGGTGGCCGCGCCCAGCCCTCGGGGCCGATGTGGCTCCTCAACGGCTCGGTACTGCTGGCCTTCTTCGCCCCGCTGATCGGGGCCGTGGCGCTCCGCTACCGGCGCTCGACCGCGCCGGCGCGGACGGGCGAACCGACCGCCGTCACCGAGGCGGCCGAGACGGACACCGCGGTCGAACTGGATCACGAGGAGTACGACCCCTACGGGACGGCGGCGCTGGTGGCGTTCTACTTCGTCCTCGTCGCCCTGCTGTGGGTGTTCATGTACTTCGTGGAGTTCCTCGGCCGCGTCTCGGTGATGGGGTGA
- a CDS encoding cytochrome c oxidase subunit II, giving the protein MHVHRFEKVWLGAALLLIVGFIATIAYGTVGVGVAMVDDSGGTIDAQAVANGETGTGFDDPGVVRQSEDHYVVYVVARQFQFVPGSGDDPIRIPADTRVTFRVTSADVMHGFSVAGTNINTMVIPGQVAELTTRFDEPGTYGLVCHEYCGAAHHTMGGSIEVVPQSEYDYEEVTN; this is encoded by the coding sequence ATGCACGTTCACAGGTTCGAGAAGGTCTGGCTCGGCGCAGCGCTCCTGCTCATCGTGGGCTTCATCGCGACGATCGCGTACGGCACGGTCGGCGTCGGCGTCGCGATGGTCGACGACTCGGGCGGCACCATCGACGCACAGGCGGTCGCGAACGGCGAGACGGGGACCGGCTTCGACGACCCCGGCGTGGTCCGGCAGAGCGAGGACCACTACGTCGTCTACGTCGTCGCCCGGCAGTTCCAGTTCGTCCCCGGGAGCGGGGACGACCCGATCCGCATCCCGGCGGACACGCGCGTGACCTTCCGCGTGACGAGCGCGGACGTGATGCACGGCTTCTCCGTCGCGGGTACGAACATCAACACGATGGTCATCCCCGGCCAGGTCGCCGAGTTGACCACGCGGTTCGACGAGCCCGGCACCTACGGGCTGGTCTGTCACGAGTACTGCGGCGCGGCCCACCACACGATGGGCGGCTCCATCGAGGTGGTGCCACAGTCCGAGTACGACTACGAGGAGGTGACTAACTGA
- a CDS encoding b(o/a)3-type cytochrome-c oxidase subunit 1, with protein sequence MVFVDAFPKTSKLVRSQFLVAFVALALGALFGIVQALHRTGVLRVISSADYYTILTGHGVLLALVFTTFFIAGLFAWAVTDSLERELPQRLAWGAFWTMLVGTVLAAVAIVGGLIGAPSILGHALKADVLFTFYPPMKAHPLFYVGAALIIVGSWVAGAAYFKSLWRWRSDNPDSRIPLRTFMVVTTMLMWYVSTVGVAVEVVAFLIPWSLGLVSEVDPLLTRTLFWYFGHPVVYFWLMPAYLVWYTVLPKLAGGRLLSDPLARVVFVLFLLLSTPVGFHHQYVDPGIPEGFKFIAMTNTMFLLLPSLLTAFTVVASMEHGARQRGGEGYFGWLRSLPWGNPAFAGCALAGLMFAAGGFSGMINAGMNINYLIHNTLWVPGHFHLTVGTAFALTAMAISYWLVPQLTGTRLRQRTTAVAQPYVWFVGMALMSNAMHRAGLAGIPRRTAEPTYDEFAFRAVGGSVAEMRLQIAVGGLLLFVGAAMFLWVMAATWLAHRGGQLSVNSDIPEPLSGPEHSPRVLDNYRLWTAIALLLIVIAYGPPLLGMIQNGLFAPGSPPIPV encoded by the coding sequence ATGGTGTTCGTCGACGCGTTCCCGAAGACGTCGAAGCTCGTCCGGAGCCAGTTCCTCGTCGCGTTCGTCGCGCTGGCGCTTGGCGCGCTCTTTGGCATCGTTCAGGCGCTGCACCGCACCGGCGTCCTTCGGGTCATCAGCTCCGCGGACTACTACACGATCCTGACCGGCCACGGCGTCCTGCTGGCGCTGGTGTTCACGACGTTCTTCATCGCCGGGCTGTTCGCCTGGGCGGTGACCGACAGCCTGGAGCGGGAACTGCCTCAGCGACTCGCCTGGGGCGCGTTCTGGACGATGCTCGTCGGGACGGTGCTCGCGGCCGTCGCCATCGTCGGCGGCCTGATCGGCGCGCCGTCGATCCTCGGCCACGCGCTGAAGGCCGACGTCCTGTTCACCTTCTACCCGCCGATGAAGGCCCACCCGCTGTTCTACGTCGGGGCGGCGCTGATCATCGTCGGCTCCTGGGTCGCGGGCGCGGCCTACTTCAAGTCGCTGTGGCGCTGGCGCTCGGACAACCCCGACAGCCGCATCCCGCTGCGGACCTTTATGGTCGTGACGACGATGCTGATGTGGTACGTCTCCACCGTCGGCGTCGCCGTCGAGGTGGTCGCGTTCCTCATCCCGTGGTCGCTGGGGCTCGTCAGCGAGGTGGACCCGCTGTTGACCCGGACGCTGTTCTGGTACTTCGGCCACCCGGTGGTGTACTTCTGGCTGATGCCGGCGTACCTGGTCTGGTACACCGTCCTGCCGAAACTGGCCGGCGGGCGGCTGCTCAGCGACCCGCTGGCGCGGGTCGTGTTCGTCCTGTTCCTGCTCCTGTCGACGCCGGTCGGCTTCCACCACCAGTACGTCGACCCCGGCATCCCGGAGGGGTTCAAGTTCATCGCGATGACGAACACGATGTTCCTGCTGCTCCCGTCGCTGCTGACGGCCTTCACGGTCGTCGCCTCGATGGAACACGGGGCCCGCCAGCGCGGCGGTGAGGGGTACTTCGGCTGGCTCCGCTCGCTCCCGTGGGGGAACCCCGCCTTCGCCGGCTGTGCGCTGGCGGGGCTGATGTTCGCCGCCGGCGGCTTCTCGGGGATGATCAACGCCGGGATGAACATCAACTACCTCATCCACAACACGCTGTGGGTGCCCGGCCACTTCCACCTCACCGTCGGCACCGCGTTCGCGCTGACGGCGATGGCGATCAGCTACTGGCTGGTGCCACAGCTGACGGGGACGCGCCTGCGCCAGCGGACGACGGCGGTCGCCCAGCCGTACGTCTGGTTCGTCGGGATGGCGCTGATGTCCAACGCGATGCACCGCGCCGGCCTGGCGGGCATCCCGCGCCGGACCGCCGAGCCGACCTACGACGAGTTCGCCTTCCGGGCGGTCGGGGGCTCGGTCGCCGAGATGCGGCTCCAGATCGCCGTCGGCGGCCTCCTGCTGTTCGTCGGCGCGGCGATGTTCCTCTGGGTGATGGCGGCGACGTGGCTGGCCCACCGCGGCGGGCAGCTGTCGGTCAACAGCGACATCCCCGAGCCGCTGTCCGGCCCCGAACACAGCCCGCGGGTGCTGGACAACTACCGGCTCTGGACGGCCATCGCGCTGCTGCTCATCGTCATCGCCTACGGCCCGCCGCTGCTCGGGATGATCCAGAACGGCCTGTTCGCACCGGGGAGCCCGCCGATCCCGGTCTGA